The following are from one region of the Cottoperca gobio chromosome 13, fCotGob3.1, whole genome shotgun sequence genome:
- the LOC115017308 gene encoding histone H4 transcription factor, whose translation MMTTKRLDNFEVVCEWDSCNFKGCTVEELSDHMSLHLKDYLGDNDALEELDEYACLWNGCQFLSMGCPAELEVHAYFHNYHGKLKFVGSKLLKSRPDLPSCNEGLHSNNLVPEGSDGYVCQWEQCDSTFNNPEWFYRHVDNHVESAEPQSLPHQQQTFLCHWTGCDASFKIRYRLREHMRSHTQERLVACPTCGSMFSSNTKLFDHLHRQAEPVESLVCEHCGKAFSNERLLRDHVRQHVNQVKCPFCDMTCTTLAALKIHIRFRHCDERPFPCDFCDKRFKNQRDLQKHTEVHNEGTVYHCTVEGCDYSCHTFPTMSYHYKRVHEVGGMSKYKCHICDKVFSWCYTLTLHLRKKHELKWPSGHSRFRYRKDVDGFLKVNMVRFETVEVTKEIMKNMAKKPKSLRKSQRTSSRNKRAAATPESSRSSPARSSSPSSSTSSSYSSELSGGEDVSSQPSPRGSDSPVYCVMSTIPHIEEEPGGLSQEDCDGSGTSEAVQALTEVARGLGMDVV comes from the exons ATGATGACAACCAAGAGACTAGACAACTTTGAGGTGGTGTGTGAGTGGGATTCATGCAACTTCAAGGGCTGCACCGTGGAGGAGCTGAGCGATCATATGTCACTGCATTTAAAGGACTACCTGGGAGACAACGATGCCTTGGAGGAGCTAG ATGAGTATGCTTGTCTATGGAATGGCTGTCAATTTCTATCGATGGGTTGCCCTGCGGAGCTGGAGGTCCATGCTTACTTTCACAACTACCACGGTAAACTCAAGTTCGTCGGGTCGAAGCTGCTCAAGTCCCGTCCTGATCTGCCCAGCTGCAACGAAGGTTTGCACAGCAACAACCTGGTTCCTGAAGGATCCGATGGATACGTTTGCCAGTGGGAGCAGTGTGAT AGTACATTTAACAATCCTGAGTGGTTTTATCGACATGTGGACAATCACGTTGAAAGCGCTGAGCCACAGTCTCTCCCACATCAACAGCAGACGTTCTTATGCCACTGGACAG GCTGCGATGCTTCGTTCAAAATTAGATACCGTTTGAGAGAACACATGCGGAGCCACACTCAGGAGAGACTTGTAGCCTGCCCTACATGTGGCAGCATGTTCTCCAGCAATACAAAGTTGTTTGACCACCTACACAGACAGGCCGAGCCAGTAG AGTCGCTGGTATGTGAACATTGTGGCAAAGCTTTTTCCAACGAGAGGCTTTTGAGGGATCATGTTCGTCAACACG TGAATCAGGTGAAGTGTCCCTTCTGTGACATGACCTGCACCACTTTGGCAGCTCTGAAGATCCACATCAGGTTCCGCCACTGTGACGAGCGGCCCTTCCCGTGTGACTTCTGCGACAAGAG aTTTAAGAACCAGCGCGACCTGCAAAAGCACACAGAGGTTCACAACGAGGGAACTGTGTATCACTGTACAGTGGAGGGTTGTGATTATTCGTGTCACACATTCCCAACCATGAGCTACCACTACAAGAGAGTGCACGAG gtCGGAGGGATGTCCAAATATAAATGCCATATCTGTGATAAGGTCTTCTCCTGGtgctacacactcacacttcaCCTTCGCAAGAAGCACGAGCTGAAATGGCCCTCTGGACATTCCCGCTTTCG ATACAGGAAGGATGTAGACGGCTTCCTAAAAGTAAACATGGTGCGGTTTGAGACTGTGGAAGTGACGAAGGAGATAATGAAGAACATGGCCAAAAAGCCGAAGAGCCTTCGGAAAAGTCAGAGAACCAGCAGCCGGAACAAGAGGGCCGCAGCCACACCGGAGAGCAGCCGTAGCTCTCCCGCGCGATCCTCCTCGCCCTCCTCCAGCACCTCCTCCTCGTACTCCTCAGAGCTCTCTGGTGGTGAGGACGTTTCCTCTCAGCCCAGCCCCAGAGGCAGTGACTCTCCTGTCTACTGTGTCATGAGCACCATCCCTCACATTGAGGAGGAGCCTGGAGGATTGTCGCAGGAGGACTGCGATGGCAGTGGGACATCTGAAGCGGTCCAGGCCCTGACTGAGGTCGCAAGGGGCCTGGGCATGGACGTGGTGTGA
- the map6b gene encoding microtubule-associated protein 6 homolog, with product MAWPCITRACCINRFWTELDKGDIAVPLVFSKYSDVAAVHHLPHHLQPRQKRAGAIAIETQPHPGEHEAEKAPPATGAAAGKDGSAASVMRQDFKAWKVRPEPSCKPRNELQRSAAPFNNETQYQKDYKAWPIPKKHDHPWIPKPSPTATSSAGPERSAGSGKVEHAATEAESGVEKSEIEEKTQAKESKEPIKRSVKREKSAERQTAEKTEEQMPADVSAEQRKGRAAADALNRQIKQVMSTSSSYRTEFKAYKDVKPVKAIKAPSQYKPPVEETSLETSYSATYKGEQVKTNPTDNKLVDRRRIRSLYNEPSKEPGKVDKPVSRTKPKKTPTTTTGKMVKKSKEKQIASSQSAKKKPSLGTPEPKPDGVVTKKSKEISNRLAEAKQ from the exons ATGGCATGGCCGTGCATCACGCGTGCTTGCTGCATCAACCGCTTTTGGACCGAGCTGGACAAAGGGGACATCGCGGTGCCTTTGGTTTTTAGCAAATACTCGGATGTGGCCGCGGTGCATCATCTTCCCCATCACCTGCAGCCGAGACAGAAGAGGGCCGGGGCCATTGCCATAGAAACCCAGCCCCATCCCGGCGAGCATGAGGCTGAGAAGGCACCGCCCGCGACGGGTGCCGCAGCGGGCAAAGATGGCTCTGCTGCTTCCGTCATGCGCCAAGACTTCAAGGCGTGGAAAGTGCGTCCCGAGCCCAGCTGCAAGCCCAGAAATGAGCTCCAACGCTCGGCGGCCCCGTTCAATAACGAAACTCAGTACCAGAAGGATTATAAAGCCTGGCCTATACCGAAGAAGCACGATCACCCCTGGATCCCCAAACCCAGCCCCACCGCCACCTCCTCCGCTGGGCCAGAGCGGAGCGCAGGGAGCGGTAAAGTGGAGCATGCGGCCACAGAGGCCGAGAGCGGCGTGGAGAAGAGCGAGATCGAGGAGAAAACACAAGCGAAAGAGTCAAAGGAGCCGATTAAGAGAAGCGTGAAGAGGGAAAAGTCAGCAGAGAGACAAACTGCTGAGAAGACGGAGGAACAGATGCCTGCAGATGTGAGCGCCGAGCAGAGGAAAGGCAGAGCAGCTGCAGACGCTCTCAACAGACAGATAAAGCAGGTTATGTCGACTTCCAGCAGCTACAG GACTGAGTTTAAGGCGTATAAGGATGTGAAACCAGTGAAGGCCATTAAAGCTCCCTCTCAGTACAAACCCCCAGTGGAGGAGACCAGCCTGGAAACCAGCTACAGCGCCACATACAAGGGGGAGCAGGTGAAGACTAACCCCACTGACAACAAGCTGGTGGATCGCAGGAGGATACGCAGCCTGTACAACGAGCCGAGCAAGGAGCCTGGCAAG gTGGATAAACCAGTGTCTCGCACCAAACCAAAAAagacaccaacaacaacaacagggaAGATGGTGAAAAAATCAAAAGAGAAGCAGATTGCTAGTTCCCAGTCAGCCAAGAAGAAGCCGTCTTTGGGCACCCCAGAACCCAAACCAGATGGAGTCGTcacaaagaagagcaaagagatCAGCAATAGACTAGCTGAAGCGAAGCAGTAA
- the thap12b gene encoding THAP domain containing 12b has protein sequence MPNFCAAPNCTRKSTQSDLAFFRFPRDPERCRIWVENCRRADLEAKTSDQLNKHYRLCAKHFDPAMVCKTSPYRTVLKDTAIPTIFDLTSHLRNPHTRHRKRIKELTEEDLKKIKERLLVSSIEQLASKKDAAVEDSSSTNEDEPQLSTEEKEFREYLRSLFEVVVMLGEQSIPLVACKASEAEYMSNNFQALLDYRMNAGDEALKKRFQATAVNTEYLSATQQSQLLDICETTVREEMLMEVRESRFFSLVTGDLVEFANEKHLPLFLRFVNQHNVLREEFLDCMLFDGDESALVERLEAHLTDRWGLSMEECRGQAHKATGTSTTKMKAVAVLLVEKYPLALHMPCSHMALNIHLANSLPFPNVQVVMETLRRINTFFRTPFTQDELEKAISTHYQKNEEKGTTLKEACGSGWTEQHSVFDVLLDMLPPLLLCMDNIRDNDDGRFADSVAADAYSFTETLSDFEIIVTVVILKNVLTFTRAFGRNLQGETLDVFFAANSLTAVLHSLNEVNDNIDVYHEFWYEEAVSVASVMEIPVMVPRLFLRKQRAADVGEIQAEVYFKEYVTVPVIHGVMQEVEDMFCETNLKALKCLSLVPAVMGQMKFNTTEENYADVYRNDLPNPDTLPAELHCWRIKWKHRGKEVRLPTTIHETLQLPDVKFFPNVNSFLKVLSALPALKLEDNKCDTASARLQAYLDGMSAKQWNKSLAMLYVNTHVKHDLDVMVDKYCRLYAEDDPEAEAEAESEEVAEEVAEEAAAMK, from the exons ATGCCGAATTTTTGCGCGGCCCCAAACTGTACACGGAAGAGCACACAGTCAGATTTGGCCTTTTTTCGGTTTCCACGAGACCCAGAGAG ATGCCGAATCTGGGTAGAGAACTGCCGCAGAGCAGATTTAGAGGCGAAAACATCAGACCAGTTGAACAAGCACTACAGACTATGTGCTAAACACTTCGACCCAGCGATGGTGTGCAAAACG AGCCCCTATAGGACTGTTTTGAAGGATACAGCCATTCCAACCATATTTGATCTGACAAGCCATCTAAGAAATCCTCATACCAGACATCGCAAGCGGATTAAAGAACTt ACTGAAGAAGATTTAAAGAAGATTAAAGAAAGGCTAT tggTATCTTCTATTGAACAGCTTGCCTCTAAAAAAGATGCAGCCGTTGAGGATAGCTCAAGCACCAATGAGGATGAACCTCAACTGTCCACAGAGGAGAAGGAGTTTCGTGAATACCTGCGATCCTTGTTCGAGGTTGTGGTCATGTTAGGAGAACAGAGTATCCCATTAGTGGCTTGCAAAGCATCAGAAGCCGAATACATGTCCAACAACTTCCAGGCCCTTCTAGATTACCGCATGAATGCTGGAGATGAAGCTTTGAAGAAGCGCTTTCAGGCGACAGCTGTGAACACAGAATACCTCTCTGCAACCCAGCAGAGCCAGTTGTTGGACATCTGTGAGACCACAGTGAGGGAGGAGATGCTGATGGAGGTGAGAGAGAGCCGCTTCTTCTCCTTAGTGACGGGTGACCTTGTGGAATTTGCCAACGAGAAACACCTGCCTCTATTTTTACGCTTCGTGAATCAGCACAACGTCCTCCGAGAGGAGTTTTTGGACTGTATGTTGTTTGATGGTGATGAGTCGGCCCTGGTAGAGAGGCTGGAGGCTCATCTGACTGACCGTTGGGGGCTCAGCATGGAGGAATGTCGCGGTCAGGCACACAAGGCCACTGGGACATCCACCACCAAGATGAAGGCTGTGGCAGTATTACTGGTGGAGAAGTATCCGCTGGCACTGCACATGCCTTGCTCTCATATGGCACTGAACATCCACCTGGCCAACAGTCTGCCTTTTCCCAATGTCCAAGTCGTCATGGAGACTCTTCGGAGGATCAATACTTTCTTTAGAACCCCGTTCACCCAGGATGAGCTTGAGAAAGCTATCTCCACTCACTACCagaaaaatgaagagaaagGAACTACCTTAAAAGAAGCCTGTGGCTCGGGGTGGACGGAGCAGCACAGTGTCTTTGATGTGCTGCTGGATATGTTGCCGCCCCTGCTGCTGTGCATGGACAACATTCGGGACAATGATGACGGAAGGTTTGCCGACTCTGTCGCAGCCGATGCGTATTCATTCACAGAAACTCTGTCTGACTTCGAGATCATCGTCACCGTCGTCATCCTTAAGAATGTCCTCACATTCACCAGAGCCTTCGGGAGGAATCTCCAAGGGGAAACACTCGATGTGTTTTTCGCTGCCAACAGTCTAACTGCTGTGCTGCATTCACTCAACGAGGTCAATGACAACATCGATGTCTACCATGAGTTCTGGTATGAGGAGGCCGTGAGCGTGGCCAGCGTAATGGAGATTCCTGTGATGGTGCCGAGGCTGTTTCTTAGAAAACAGCGTGCCGCTGATGTGGGTGAAATCCAAGCAGAGGTGTATTTTAAAGAGTATGTGACTGTGCCTGTTATCCACGGCGTcatgcaggaggtggaggacaTGTTCTGTGAGACCAACCTCAAAGCGCTCAAGTGCCTGTCACTGGTCCCAGCTGTCATGGGCCAAATGAAGTTCAACACCACGGAGGAGAACTACGCAGATGTTTACCGCAACGACCTCCCCAACCCAGACACACTTCCTGCAGAGCTTCACTGCTGGAGGATCAAGTGGAAGCACAGGGGCAAAGAGGTGCGCCTGCCCACCACCATCCACGAAACCCTTCAGCTGCCGGATGTCAAGTTCTTCCCCAACGTGAACTCCTTCCTCAAGGTGCTTTCCGCCCTGCCGGCTCTGAAACTAGAGGACAATAAATGTGACACAGCGAGTGCACGACTGCAGGCTTATCTTGACGGCATGTCCGCTAAGCAGTGGAACAAAAGTCTTGCGATGCTTTACGTTAACACTCATGTCAAACATGACTTGGATGTCATGGTAGACAAATATTGCAGACTCTATGCAGAGGATGATCCTGAAGCTGAGGCTGAGGCCGAGTCTGAGGAGGTGGCCGAGGAGGTGGCCGAGGAAGCCGCTGCAATGAAATGA